TCAGCGGCTCAGTAACCTGCCGTGCGATGGAAACGGGCCATTATATTGTTGAAAGTACCGCGGAGTAAACCAGTCGTTCATGCGGTAGCAACTCTGCGGTGTACGATAGGGATCAAGAGACGTAGTTTCCAATGATTATTGAGGCGCTTCACAAGATTGCGAACCATCGACAATCGCTGTCACGCGACGAATCGCGCCAGGTCATGTCAGAAGTTTTGCGCGGTGAGGCCACCGACGCGCAGATCGCCGCGCTGCTCGTAGCGCTCCACATGAAGGGCGAAACGGTAGAAGAAATCGTGGGCTTCGCCGAGGCGATACGCGGGGCTGCAACACCCCTGCCTCTGCCTCAGGCTTCGGCGCTCGACGTCAGCGGAACGGAACGCGATGCGCTGGTCGATACGTGCGGCACGGGCGGCGATGCGTCCGGCACATTCAACATCTCGACCGCAACGGCGCTGACGGTCGCCGGTTGTGGCGTTCGAGTCGCTAAGCACGGCAACCGCAGCGTGACATCAAAATGCGGTTCGGCAGACGTCGTCGAAGCTCTCGGCGTAAACATCTCGTTGCCGCCGGCGCGTGTAGCGGCCTGCCTGGAGCAGGTCGGAATAGCATTTCTGTTCGCGCCCGCGATGCACTCGGCAATGAAGTATGTGCAACCCGCTCGCCGCGAACTGCGGCTGCGCACGGTCTTCAACCTGCTCGGGCCGCTCACGAATCCGGCGCAAGCTTCGGCCCAGGTCGTGGGAGTTTACTCCGAGGAACTTGTGGAGAAGCTTGCTGAAGCTCTTTGCATGCTCGGCCTGCGGCGCGCCTTGGTCGTCCACGGACGCGACGGACTCGACGAAATCACCATTTCGGCACCAACGAAGATCGCCGAGGTTCGAAACGGCCGCGTGCGAACGTATGAAGTAACGCCGGAAGATTTCGGCCTGAGGCGAGCGTCGTTCGACGACATTGTTGGCGGAGACGCCATTACGAACGCGCACATCATCCGAGAAATCCTGAGTGGTACACACTCCGCACGTCGCGACGTGGTCATCCTCAACGCTGCTGCCGCGTTGGTGGCCGCTGGTCGCTTCGATTCAATCCATGAGGCCGTGCCCGAAGCTGCCAGATCGCTCGACTCTGGTGCTGCACGGGAGAAGCTTGAACAGTTGGTGGCGTTTACGAACCAGAAGTCCTAGCGAACGTAACGAACGTACGATGTTTCGCATCGTTAACCGCTTACGTGCTGACCGGTGTACCCGCTGATGCGTACGCGCCCAGAACCTTCATCTCCTCCACTGCACCTTCAAGCTCTCTCATCGCCTCGGCCATGCGATCGTCGGTGCCGGAGGCGGCCAGATCGATAAAGAACAGGTACTCCCAGGGGCGACCTTTAATCGGGCGACAGATAATATTGAGTAGATTGATCTGGTGTTTTGCGAACGGAGCGAGGGCGGCATAGAGGCCGCCCGGATAGTGCTTAAGCTTCACCGCAAGCGAGCGCTTATCTCCTCCTCTGCCGAGCATCCCAGGCGCGAGCAGCCCGAAGCGCGTGAGGTTCTCCGGATAATCTTCCACATTTCGCAGCAGGATTGAGCCGCCGTAAACCCGCGCGGCGTGTTCGCCGGCGATGGCAGCCAGCGCCGGGTCGTTGCGTTCGACCACATCGCGCACGCTTCCTGCCGTATCTTCAGCTACCTTCCTTTGAATGTGGGGATGCGTCCGGAAAAAGCTCTCGCACTGGTCGAGTGCCACGGGGTGCGACTGCACGGCACGGAGGTGATCCAATGTTGCGCCCTCACATCCGATGATGCAGTGGTGGATGGGAAGGATCGCCTCGGCGTGGATGGTCAGTTCACTCTGGTAGAGCAGTTCGTAACAGCGCGGGATGTTCCCGGCAAGAGTGTTCTCGAGCGGGACAAGCGCGAACTCAGCGCGATCCTGCGGCACAGCCGCGAACAAGTCATCGAAGGTGTGGCAAGGAACTGTCGCAACTTCGCACGGAAACAGCAGCGAAATTGCCTGCTCACTGAATGCACCGTGCTCGCCTTGAAATGCAACCCGAGAGCCTTTCCGGTCAGCGACAGTTTGCTGAAAATTCATTGAGCACTCCTAATGCAACGTTCACAACAAAAAAGATGATGCTGGGTTC
This window of the Clostridia bacterium genome carries:
- a CDS encoding prephenate dehydratase, which translates into the protein MNFQQTVADRKGSRVAFQGEHGAFSEQAISLLFPCEVATVPCHTFDDLFAAVPQDRAEFALVPLENTLAGNIPRCYELLYQSELTIHAEAILPIHHCIIGCEGATLDHLRAVQSHPVALDQCESFFRTHPHIQRKVAEDTAGSVRDVVERNDPALAAIAGEHAARVYGGSILLRNVEDYPENLTRFGLLAPGMLGRGGDKRSLAVKLKHYPGGLYAALAPFAKHQINLLNIICRPIKGRPWEYLFFIDLAASGTDDRMAEAMRELEGAVEEMKVLGAYASAGTPVST
- the trpD gene encoding anthranilate phosphoribosyltransferase — protein: MIIEALHKIANHRQSLSRDESRQVMSEVLRGEATDAQIAALLVALHMKGETVEEIVGFAEAIRGAATPLPLPQASALDVSGTERDALVDTCGTGGDASGTFNISTATALTVAGCGVRVAKHGNRSVTSKCGSADVVEALGVNISLPPARVAACLEQVGIAFLFAPAMHSAMKYVQPARRELRLRTVFNLLGPLTNPAQASAQVVGVYSEELVEKLAEALCMLGLRRALVVHGRDGLDEITISAPTKIAEVRNGRVRTYEVTPEDFGLRRASFDDIVGGDAITNAHIIREILSGTHSARRDVVILNAAAALVAAGRFDSIHEAVPEAARSLDSGAAREKLEQLVAFTNQKS